The following proteins are co-located in the Flammeovirga kamogawensis genome:
- the recG gene encoding ATP-dependent DNA helicase RecG codes for MNNIFDTKIEFLKGVGAVRAEILNKELGVYTFGDLLEQYPFRHEDRTRFYKINEVVTDTAYVQMIGRLTFVNSIGEGRSKRLVATFSDETGEMEFVWFRGAKWVEKSLKVGMWYIAYGKPQRYGFKFSISHPELDEYDPSSVTPQSTSGGLVPVYHTSEKMKTKKVDSRVLAKLTRTLLEKVYHNISETLPEYLIKEHNLISKGLAVAWTHFPKNTETLNQAKKRLKFEELFYLQLKIIASKVGKRTDKYRGQIFTTIPTFNDFFNNHLPFDLTGAQKRVIREIYNDMRSGYQMNRLLQGDVGSGKTIVAFMCMLMTLDNDAQSALMAPTEILAQQHYNGLKEFADAMGVTIELLTGSSKTKTRRRIDETLRDGSLKIIVGTHALIEDKVDFYNLGLCVIDEQHRFGVAQRAALWKKSSKAKPHMLVMTATPIPRTLAMTVYGDLEVSVIDELPAGRKPIITWHKFEKGRLRVFGFLKEQIELGRQVYIVYPLIEESETLDYQNLMSGYESVTRAFPDYKVSVVHGRMKAADKDAEMQRFAEGKTEIMVATTVIEVGVNVPNSTVMIIENAEKFGLAQLHQLRGRVGRGGEQSYCILMTGDKLSKDGKVRIKTMVDTTDGFKIADADLKLRGPGDIEGTQQSGVLDLRHADIGADAALLQEVRGIAEKILDEDPDLQKEENQLIKHQQSLLVKKSSTNWSRIS; via the coding sequence GTGAATAATATTTTTGATACTAAAATTGAGTTTTTAAAAGGAGTAGGAGCTGTTCGTGCAGAAATTCTAAATAAAGAGTTGGGAGTGTATACTTTTGGTGATTTATTAGAACAATACCCTTTTCGTCATGAAGACAGAACTCGCTTTTATAAAATTAATGAAGTAGTAACTGATACAGCTTATGTTCAGATGATTGGTCGTCTTACGTTTGTAAATTCTATTGGTGAAGGTAGAAGTAAGCGTTTGGTAGCTACATTTTCTGATGAAACTGGAGAAATGGAGTTTGTTTGGTTTAGAGGAGCAAAGTGGGTAGAGAAATCACTGAAAGTTGGAATGTGGTACATAGCTTATGGCAAACCCCAGCGTTATGGTTTTAAATTTTCCATTTCGCATCCAGAATTAGATGAATACGATCCTAGTAGTGTGACACCTCAATCTACATCAGGAGGGTTGGTTCCCGTGTATCACACTTCAGAAAAAATGAAGACAAAGAAAGTGGATAGTAGGGTATTAGCTAAATTAACAAGAACTCTTTTAGAAAAAGTCTACCATAATATTTCAGAAACTTTACCAGAATATTTGATTAAAGAACATAATCTAATATCAAAAGGGTTGGCCGTGGCATGGACTCATTTTCCTAAGAATACAGAAACACTTAATCAAGCTAAGAAAAGGTTAAAATTTGAAGAGTTGTTTTATCTTCAATTAAAAATTATTGCTTCTAAAGTAGGGAAAAGGACTGATAAATATAGAGGGCAAATATTCACAACAATTCCAACCTTTAATGATTTCTTTAATAATCACCTTCCTTTTGATTTAACGGGTGCTCAGAAAAGAGTAATTAGAGAAATTTATAATGATATGCGAAGTGGCTATCAGATGAATAGATTATTACAAGGTGATGTTGGTAGTGGTAAAACTATAGTGGCATTTATGTGCATGCTTATGACTCTTGATAATGATGCTCAATCAGCTTTAATGGCTCCTACAGAAATTTTAGCTCAACAGCATTATAATGGACTTAAAGAGTTTGCAGATGCAATGGGAGTTACTATTGAGTTGCTCACAGGGTCTTCAAAAACTAAAACTAGAAGAAGAATTGATGAAACTCTTAGAGATGGCTCTTTAAAGATAATTGTGGGAACACATGCACTTATTGAGGACAAGGTAGATTTTTACAATTTAGGTTTATGTGTAATTGATGAACAGCATAGATTTGGAGTTGCTCAACGTGCTGCTTTATGGAAAAAGAGCAGTAAAGCAAAACCACATATGTTAGTTATGACAGCAACACCAATTCCAAGAACTTTAGCAATGACTGTTTATGGTGATTTGGAAGTTTCTGTTATAGATGAATTACCTGCTGGTAGAAAGCCGATTATTACATGGCATAAATTCGAAAAAGGGCGCTTACGTGTTTTTGGTTTTCTAAAAGAACAAATTGAATTAGGTAGACAAGTCTATATTGTGTATCCTTTGATTGAAGAATCAGAAACACTCGATTATCAAAATTTAATGTCAGGATATGAAAGTGTAACGAGAGCTTTTCCTGATTATAAAGTGAGCGTAGTTCATGGTAGAATGAAAGCAGCTGATAAAGATGCGGAAATGCAACGTTTTGCTGAAGGAAAGACGGAGATTATGGTAGCAACTACTGTAATTGAAGTAGGTGTGAATGTTCCTAATTCTACGGTTATGATTATTGAAAACGCAGAGAAATTTGGTTTAGCACAATTGCATCAACTTAGAGGGCGTGTAGGTAGAGGTGGAGAGCAATCGTACTGTATTTTAATGACTGGTGATAAACTATCTAAAGATGGTAAAGTGAGAATTAAAACAATGGTAGACACAACTGATGGTTTTAAAATTGCTGATGCTGATTTAAAATTACGTGGACCGGGTGATATAGAAGGAACACAACAAAGTGGAGTTCTTGATTTAAGACATGCAGATATTGGAGCAGATGCGGCTTTATTACAAGAAGTGAGAGGTATTGCAGAAAAAATACTTGATGAAGATCCTGACTTGCAGAAAGAAGAAAACCAATTGATAAAACATCAACAGAGTTTATTAGTGAAAAAGTCTTCTACAAATTGGAGTAGAATCAGTTAA
- a CDS encoding phosphatidate cytidylyltransferase, whose translation MFNLNNRSELTQRVIVGFLGGVGMIGAIYFGAWTYFGLFLIISVATMLEFYKLLRLEEHLPLRTYGTLLGILIYCLTFFIELDMISSRWMYLVFVGFSSAYLIKLYSKGDKMPFKNLAYTFLGVMYVAVPFSLIHAYVFFDTRYHYEILIGAMLILWANDSGAYFSGKTFGRRKLFERISPKKTWEGSIGGAALAVTVSLIFSHFYTSLEAWRWVTIAIIIVVTGTYGDLVESLFKRSMSIKDSGTTLPGHGGFLDRFDGLLLSAPFIAAFLKIFPPNL comes from the coding sequence ATGTTCAATTTGAATAATCGCTCCGAATTAACCCAAAGAGTTATTGTCGGATTTTTAGGCGGAGTAGGAATGATAGGAGCCATATATTTTGGTGCCTGGACCTATTTCGGCTTATTCCTTATAATCAGTGTAGCTACAATGTTAGAATTTTATAAGCTACTAAGATTAGAGGAACACTTACCATTAAGAACTTATGGAACACTTCTAGGGATTCTTATTTACTGTCTTACATTCTTTATTGAATTAGATATGATATCTTCTAGATGGATGTATCTAGTTTTTGTAGGGTTTTCTTCTGCATATCTTATCAAGTTATACAGTAAAGGAGATAAAATGCCTTTTAAAAATTTGGCTTACACATTTTTAGGAGTGATGTACGTTGCAGTTCCGTTTTCATTAATACATGCATATGTATTTTTTGATACTAGATACCATTACGAAATTCTAATTGGTGCTATGCTTATTCTATGGGCAAATGATTCTGGAGCTTATTTTTCTGGAAAAACATTTGGACGTAGAAAATTATTTGAGCGTATTTCTCCAAAGAAAACTTGGGAAGGTAGTATTGGAGGAGCTGCACTAGCAGTAACTGTTAGTTTAATATTCTCACATTTTTATACTTCCTTAGAAGCATGGAGATGGGTTACTATTGCTATTATTATTGTAGTTACAGGTACTTATGGCGACTTAGTCGAATCTCTTTTTAAGAGAAGTATGAGTATAAAAGATTCTGGAACAACACTTCCTGGGCATGGTGGATTTTTAGATAGATTTGATGGTTTATTATTATCTGCACCATTTATTGCAGCTTTTTTGAAAATATTCCCTCCAAATCTTTAA
- a CDS encoding putative signal transducing protein, translating into MAKTNWEKVFSSDQLYQAEIVKETLNERGINAVILDKRDSSYNAFGYREVYVDKSVAEQATLIIKQDVQFE; encoded by the coding sequence ATGGCAAAAACTAATTGGGAAAAAGTATTCTCTAGCGATCAGTTATACCAAGCTGAAATTGTAAAAGAAACTTTAAATGAAAGAGGCATTAATGCCGTTATTTTAGACAAAAGAGACTCCTCTTATAATGCTTTTGGTTATAGAGAGGTCTATGTTGATAAATCAGTTGCTGAGCAAGCAACATTAATAATTAAGCAAGATGTTCAATTTGAATAA
- a CDS encoding CPBP family intramembrane glutamic endopeptidase: MNQDPFNYFKKFLFLILFIIAFTFIGQAVVVAILLPIYDFDVTAIFNSISAQDNRTIMLIVQGISALFTFILGPIAFGFWYDKALLNTLRNTLVADKKQWVIAIFIIIAFLPLGSALLVWNQHIDFPSSLASLEASLKAKEIQLAQLTVFLVDFQSTGEFLLGLLVIAVFAGIGEELVFRGFLQRYLEGIFKNVHVGIWLTAIIFSAIHMQFYGFFVRMFLGVLLGYLFLWSGRSLYPSIIAHITNNALTVIGVYFNKEELLKEMANPFAAEAPEWYIVILSSILAIALLMYYRKLYLNKTEYSLN, encoded by the coding sequence ATGAATCAAGATCCGTTCAATTATTTTAAAAAATTTCTTTTTCTGATCTTATTTATCATCGCTTTTACATTTATTGGGCAAGCAGTAGTTGTTGCTATTTTACTTCCAATATATGACTTTGATGTAACTGCAATATTTAATAGTATATCAGCACAAGACAATAGAACTATAATGTTAATAGTTCAAGGAATATCTGCACTTTTTACCTTTATACTAGGACCTATTGCTTTTGGTTTTTGGTATGATAAAGCACTTCTAAATACATTAAGAAATACTTTAGTAGCAGATAAGAAGCAATGGGTAATTGCTATTTTTATAATTATAGCTTTTTTGCCTCTTGGGTCTGCATTACTAGTTTGGAACCAACATATTGATTTCCCTTCGAGTTTAGCCTCATTAGAAGCTAGCCTTAAGGCAAAAGAAATTCAACTAGCTCAATTAACTGTATTCTTAGTAGATTTTCAATCTACAGGAGAGTTCTTATTAGGGTTACTTGTAATTGCTGTTTTTGCTGGAATTGGAGAAGAATTAGTTTTTAGAGGTTTTCTACAAAGGTATTTAGAAGGTATATTTAAGAATGTCCACGTAGGAATATGGCTTACTGCTATCATATTTTCTGCTATTCATATGCAATTTTATGGTTTCTTTGTAAGAATGTTCTTGGGAGTTTTACTAGGATACTTATTTTTGTGGTCGGGAAGAAGTTTGTACCCTTCCATTATAGCCCATATTACAAATAATGCACTAACAGTTATTGGTGTTTATTTTAATAAAGAAGAATTACTAAAAGAAATGGCGAATCCTTTTGCTGCTGAGGCTCCTGAGTGGTATATCGTTATTTTGAGTAGTATTCTAGCAATAGCACTATTAATGTATTACAGAAAACTCTATTTGAACAAAACAGAATATTCACTAAATTGA
- the dusB gene encoding tRNA dihydrouridine synthase DusB has translation MVKIGDLEVKDFPLLLAPMEDVSDPPFRAVCKENGADLMYTEFISAEGLIRDAAKSRMKLDIYDYERPIGIQIFGEKIDSMRHAAAIAEEANPEIIDINYGCPVKKVAGRGAGAGILLDIDKMQSMTEEIVKQVEKPVTVKTRLGWDDSTIRIVEVAKRLQDVGVQALTIHGRTREQMYKGVADWTKIAEVKNHPDIHIPIFGNGDIDSPQKAVEYKEKYEVDGIMIGRAAIGYPWIFREVKHYMETGETLAPPTMEERISTVKRHLNFSVEWKGDKTGIFEMRRHYTTYFKGITHFKPFRMRLVEAMDQDEVLNILTDVEEAFEKQIII, from the coding sequence GTGGTAAAAATAGGTGATTTAGAGGTCAAAGATTTTCCTTTATTATTAGCTCCAATGGAAGACGTAAGCGATCCTCCATTTAGAGCTGTTTGTAAAGAAAACGGGGCTGATTTAATGTACACAGAATTTATTTCTGCTGAAGGGTTGATACGTGATGCTGCAAAAAGCAGAATGAAATTAGATATATACGATTACGAACGTCCAATTGGTATTCAAATTTTTGGAGAGAAGATAGATTCTATGCGTCATGCTGCAGCAATTGCAGAAGAGGCTAATCCAGAAATTATTGATATTAATTATGGTTGTCCTGTAAAGAAAGTAGCGGGTAGAGGTGCTGGTGCTGGTATTTTATTAGACATTGATAAAATGCAAAGCATGACCGAAGAAATCGTGAAGCAGGTGGAAAAGCCTGTTACCGTAAAAACACGTTTAGGATGGGATGATAGTACCATTCGTATTGTTGAGGTTGCTAAACGATTGCAAGATGTTGGAGTACAGGCTTTAACAATTCATGGTCGTACTCGTGAGCAAATGTATAAAGGTGTTGCTGATTGGACTAAAATTGCTGAAGTTAAAAATCACCCGGATATTCATATTCCAATTTTTGGAAATGGCGATATAGATTCCCCTCAAAAAGCAGTTGAGTATAAAGAAAAATACGAGGTAGATGGTATAATGATTGGTCGTGCTGCCATTGGTTACCCTTGGATTTTTAGAGAAGTAAAACATTATATGGAAACAGGTGAAACTCTTGCTCCCCCAACCATGGAAGAGAGAATTAGCACCGTAAAACGCCATTTAAATTTCTCTGTAGAATGGAAAGGTGATAAAACGGGTATTTTTGAAATGCGTAGACATTATACTACATACTTTAAAGGTATTACTCATTTTAAACCTTTTAGAATGCGTTTGGTCGAAGCAATGGATCAAGACGAAGTTTTAAATATTCTAACTGATGTTGAAGAAGCTTTCGAAAAACAAATTATTATTTAA
- a CDS encoding YHS domain-containing (seleno)protein — protein MQLKSYFFILILFTSVVSYSQTSKEFNIDKNNVAVGGYDVISYTEGKAEEGTKKYISSFQGVDYYFTSKEHVDKFLLEPEKYTPAYGGWCAYAMADKGEKVDVNYETFVIQNGRLMLFYNKFFSNTFEDWKEEGPDKLEKIADKNWSKIIH, from the coding sequence ATGCAACTCAAATCTTATTTTTTCATTCTTATTTTATTTACTTCAGTAGTAAGTTATTCACAAACATCAAAAGAATTCAACATTGATAAAAACAATGTGGCCGTAGGAGGTTACGATGTTATAAGTTATACCGAAGGAAAAGCAGAAGAAGGAACCAAAAAGTATATTTCTTCATTTCAAGGTGTTGATTATTATTTTACATCAAAAGAACATGTTGATAAGTTTTTATTAGAACCTGAAAAATATACACCTGCTTATGGTGGGTGGTGTGCTTATGCCATGGCTGATAAAGGAGAAAAAGTGGATGTTAATTACGAAACTTTTGTTATTCAGAATGGAAGGTTGATGTTATTTTATAATAAGTTCTTTTCTAATACTTTTGAAGATTGGAAAGAAGAAGGCCCTGATAAATTAGAAAAGATAGCAGATAAAAATTGGTCAAAAATTATACATTAA
- a CDS encoding transposase translates to MNEDQEYQYTKRTQKDYSYSFKLQVVDEVERGEIGITAARLKYGIQGHGTIRTWIRKYGNLDWDNKSDLKMGKTPEQKLLELEQKVLLLEKQKASLEKQLYVTDKKAIFFDMMIDIAEDEFNIPIRKKSLPKQLTNSKKKKK, encoded by the coding sequence ATGAATGAAGATCAAGAATATCAGTACACTAAGCGTACGCAAAAAGATTACAGCTACTCTTTTAAATTACAAGTTGTAGATGAAGTGGAACGAGGGGAAATAGGTATAACAGCAGCAAGACTTAAATATGGAATACAAGGTCATGGTACCATCCGTACTTGGATAAGAAAGTATGGTAATTTAGATTGGGATAATAAATCTGATTTAAAAATGGGAAAGACACCAGAACAAAAATTATTGGAGCTAGAACAAAAGGTTCTATTATTAGAGAAGCAAAAAGCTTCTTTAGAAAAACAACTCTACGTAACAGATAAAAAAGCAATTTTCTTTGATATGATGATCGATATTGCTGAGGATGAGTTTAATATTCCTATTAGAAAAAAGTCTTTACCCAAGCAGTTGACCAATTCAAAAAAGAAGAAAAAATAG
- a CDS encoding IS3 family transposase → MLGLNRQIYYRSKRKVKKNNSIASKVVDLVKRIRLKQTKIGTRKLYQLLLPELQLLNVGRDKLFDIMRANRLDIKPKKQYHVTTNSHHRFKKHKNLIEHLEINRPEQVLVSDITYIGERSNPMYLSLVTDAYSKKIMGLNVSDSLNANGAIAALKEALKNRNYVDLPMIHHSDRGLQYCSHEYQRHLQENKVLCSMTESYDPYQNAVAERINGILKQEFILGIKINDLDLMNKFIRESVYIYNNERPHWSNYMKTPVEMHQQSEIKMRTYKSKNSTESTPDAINI, encoded by the coding sequence TTGCTTGGGTTAAATCGACAAATTTATTATCGTTCGAAAAGGAAAGTAAAAAAGAATAATAGTATTGCATCTAAAGTAGTAGACTTAGTGAAAAGAATTCGTTTGAAGCAAACTAAAATAGGAACAAGGAAATTATATCAATTACTTCTTCCTGAATTGCAATTACTAAATGTAGGTAGAGATAAGCTTTTTGATATCATGAGGGCTAATCGACTCGATATCAAGCCTAAAAAACAATATCATGTCACTACAAATTCTCATCACAGATTTAAAAAGCATAAAAATCTTATTGAGCATTTGGAAATAAATAGACCTGAACAAGTATTAGTTTCTGATATAACTTACATAGGTGAGCGAAGTAACCCAATGTATCTCTCCTTGGTAACAGATGCTTATTCTAAGAAAATAATGGGGTTAAACGTATCAGATAGTTTGAATGCAAATGGAGCTATTGCAGCATTAAAAGAAGCACTGAAAAATAGAAACTATGTTGATTTACCAATGATACACCATTCAGATAGAGGATTACAATATTGTAGTCACGAGTATCAACGACATCTTCAGGAAAATAAAGTATTGTGCTCGATGACGGAATCTTACGATCCTTATCAAAATGCGGTAGCAGAAAGAATAAACGGAATTCTTAAGCAAGAATTTATTTTAGGAATAAAAATTAATGATCTCGATTTAATGAATAAATTTATTAGAGAATCTGTATATATTTACAATAATGAAAGGCCTCATTGGAGTAATTATATGAAGACACCTGTTGAGATGCATCAGCAAAGTGAAATAAAAATGAGAACTTATAAAAGTAAAAATAGCACCGAGTCTACACCCGATGCTATCAATATATAA
- a CDS encoding alpha/beta fold hydrolase, producing the protein MEKIYKSVTINGDEISYFRIGKGEPLLLLHGALADNRMWNTHSDILAEDFDVIVPTQRHFGKNGPSDKPFGIETHTSDIITLLDQLEIDSVHVVAWSYGADIALNLATKIPNKLTSLYVYEPGFPGCLDDNEMKVFGADANEMFGPIFYAVQEHKLEEAVELLIDGSGNYKGYFQKQTEQLKREQLENKNSLPLQLSQSEQPNLDKEALSKITTRSRVAYGEYTRDLFMVVSNAVYSNLQNSSIDKVENATHMYPMEKPHEFSDKVKSFIQK; encoded by the coding sequence ATGGAAAAGATATATAAATCGGTAACTATTAACGGAGATGAAATTTCTTATTTCAGAATAGGTAAAGGAGAACCATTATTATTACTACATGGTGCATTGGCAGATAATAGAATGTGGAATACGCATAGTGATATTCTTGCAGAAGATTTTGATGTTATTGTTCCTACTCAGCGTCATTTTGGAAAAAATGGTCCATCAGATAAACCATTTGGTATAGAAACTCATACATCAGATATTATTACATTATTGGACCAGTTAGAGATAGATTCAGTGCATGTAGTAGCATGGTCATATGGTGCTGATATTGCTTTGAATTTAGCAACAAAAATCCCTAATAAACTAACTTCTTTATATGTTTATGAACCCGGCTTCCCAGGTTGTTTAGATGATAATGAGATGAAAGTATTTGGTGCAGATGCAAATGAAATGTTTGGACCTATATTTTATGCAGTACAAGAACATAAATTAGAAGAAGCTGTAGAACTATTAATTGATGGCTCTGGTAATTATAAAGGTTATTTTCAAAAACAAACTGAACAACTTAAAAGAGAACAGCTAGAAAATAAAAATTCTTTACCATTACAGTTATCTCAGTCAGAACAACCTAATTTGGATAAAGAGGCTTTATCGAAAATAACAACTAGAAGCCGTGTTGCCTACGGAGAATACACAAGAGATTTATTTATGGTTGTATCTAACGCCGTCTATTCTAATTTACAGAATAGTAGTATTGATAAAGTAGAAAATGCAACTCATATGTACCCTATGGAAAAGCCACATGAGTTTTCAGACAAAGTAAAATCTTTTATTCAAAAATAA
- a CDS encoding Glu/Leu/Phe/Val family dehydrogenase has translation MEDISIFEEVSGMGHEQVVYCHEKSTGLKAIIAIHNTVLGPALGGTRMWMYENEAQATNDALRLSRGMTFKNSIAGLNLGGGKAVIIGDARKHKSEGMLRAYGRFLKNLNGKYITAEDVGMNANDMEHIAAETSYVSGMPETRGGLGDPSPFTAYTTYMGMKAAAKKQFGTDSLAGKKVSIQGAGHVGEYIIQHLVKEGCEIYVSDFYEDRVKDVVNKYGIKGVSLDEIYDLDVDIYSPCALGATVNNETLERLKCSIIAGCANNQLANEKIHGDLAMQKGILYAPDFLINSGGVINVYAEVIKTSKEWSWNKCEFVYDQTLKVFEQSAAQNINTQQVAIDIAQQRIDQVAAIKSTY, from the coding sequence ATGGAAGATATCTCAATATTCGAAGAGGTCTCTGGCATGGGACATGAGCAAGTGGTTTATTGCCATGAAAAATCAACAGGATTAAAAGCTATTATAGCTATTCATAATACAGTTCTCGGACCTGCCCTTGGTGGTACAAGAATGTGGATGTATGAAAATGAAGCACAAGCAACCAATGATGCTTTAAGATTATCTAGAGGAATGACTTTCAAAAACTCTATTGCAGGTTTAAACCTTGGTGGAGGAAAAGCCGTAATTATCGGTGACGCAAGAAAACATAAGTCTGAGGGAATGCTTAGAGCTTACGGCCGTTTCTTGAAAAATTTAAATGGAAAATATATTACAGCAGAAGATGTAGGAATGAATGCCAACGATATGGAACATATTGCAGCAGAGACTTCTTATGTGAGTGGAATGCCAGAAACTCGTGGAGGTTTAGGTGATCCATCTCCATTTACTGCTTATACAACATATATGGGTATGAAAGCGGCTGCTAAAAAGCAATTTGGTACAGATAGCTTAGCAGGTAAAAAGGTTTCTATCCAAGGCGCTGGTCATGTAGGAGAGTATATAATTCAGCACTTAGTAAAAGAGGGTTGTGAAATTTATGTATCAGATTTTTACGAAGACCGTGTTAAAGACGTGGTAAATAAATATGGTATTAAGGGAGTTTCTTTAGACGAAATTTATGACCTTGATGTAGATATTTACTCTCCTTGTGCTTTAGGTGCCACTGTAAATAATGAGACTTTAGAACGCTTAAAATGTTCTATCATTGCAGGTTGTGCAAACAATCAGTTAGCCAATGAAAAAATACACGGTGATTTAGCTATGCAAAAAGGTATTCTTTATGCTCCAGATTTTCTAATAAATTCTGGTGGTGTAATTAATGTTTATGCAGAAGTTATTAAAACATCAAAAGAGTGGTCTTGGAACAAATGTGAGTTTGTTTACGACCAAACATTGAAGGTATTTGAGCAATCTGCTGCCCAAAACATCAATACGCAACAAGTAGCGATCGATATTGCTCAGCAAAGAATTGATCAAGTTGCGGCTATAAAGAGCACATATTAA
- a CDS encoding ABC transporter ATP-binding protein — protein MNKENNNGQIFDSQVLSRMTSFLKPHFKYFLLLVFLTIGLGVLAPARPWLIQYTIDNFIVSDDMPGLNKMVIILIVVQLVQALVQFCHTYLSGWLGQHIVKDMRVQLYEHILKLKLKFYDNTPIGRLVTRAVSDIETLSEVFTNGIAAMLGDILQLIFIFAVMLYTDWRLTLISLSVLPLLLFSTYVFKEKIKVAFGDVRNAVSNLNTFVQEHITGMNVVQLFSAEKREQKEFQKINKEHRDANIDTVLYYSIYYPVAEVIAASGTGLLVWWGAHSVLEGYATLGTLIAFIMYINLFFRPIRMIADRFNTLQMGIVSSDRIIKLLDDKDFISNEGTYAPDTIEGNVEFKHVWFAYKNDDYVLKDISFKVKHGETVALVGATGAGKSSIINLISRFYEINKGTITVNNIDVKEYDLYNLRKHIGVVLQDVFLFSSSIRENITLGDKSITDKQILDAAELVGAKSFIEKLPGGLNYEVMERGATLSVGQRQLLSFVRTMVYDPKIIILDEATSSVDSETEALIQNAISSMMQGRTSIAIAHRLATIRNANNIIVLDKGEIKESGSHEELLKKKAFYAKLYEMQYKEVENVN, from the coding sequence GTGAACAAAGAAAATAATAACGGGCAAATATTCGATAGTCAAGTCTTATCAAGAATGACATCATTTTTAAAGCCCCACTTCAAATATTTTTTACTACTTGTCTTCTTGACAATTGGTCTTGGTGTTTTAGCACCTGCTAGACCTTGGCTTATTCAGTATACAATAGATAATTTTATTGTGTCAGACGATATGCCTGGTTTAAATAAAATGGTAATTATACTAATTGTTGTACAGTTAGTTCAGGCATTAGTACAGTTTTGCCATACTTATTTATCAGGATGGTTAGGACAGCATATAGTAAAAGATATGCGTGTTCAATTATATGAACATATCTTAAAGCTTAAACTTAAGTTTTATGATAACACACCAATTGGAAGGTTAGTTACACGTGCGGTTTCTGATATAGAAACCTTATCCGAAGTATTTACAAATGGAATTGCAGCAATGCTTGGTGATATCCTTCAATTGATATTCATCTTTGCTGTTATGTTGTATACAGATTGGAGATTAACATTAATAAGCTTATCCGTACTTCCATTATTACTCTTTTCTACTTACGTTTTCAAAGAGAAAATTAAAGTAGCTTTTGGTGATGTAAGGAACGCTGTATCTAACCTCAATACATTTGTACAAGAACATATCACAGGAATGAATGTGGTGCAATTGTTTAGTGCAGAAAAGAGAGAGCAAAAAGAATTTCAAAAAATCAATAAAGAACATAGAGACGCAAACATTGATACCGTTTTGTACTATTCTATTTATTATCCGGTAGCAGAGGTTATTGCAGCTTCTGGAACAGGATTATTGGTTTGGTGGGGAGCACATAGTGTTTTAGAAGGATATGCTACATTAGGTACGCTTATAGCCTTTATTATGTATATCAACTTGTTTTTTAGACCTATCCGAATGATTGCAGATAGATTTAATACATTACAAATGGGTATTGTATCTTCTGATAGAATCATTAAGCTTTTAGATGATAAAGATTTTATCTCAAATGAAGGCACTTATGCACCAGATACTATAGAAGGTAATGTAGAATTTAAACACGTTTGGTTTGCTTATAAAAATGATGATTATGTACTTAAAGACATATCATTTAAAGTAAAACATGGTGAAACAGTGGCTTTAGTAGGAGCAACAGGGGCAGGGAAATCATCTATTATTAATCTGATTTCTCGCTTTTATGAGATTAATAAAGGGACAATTACAGTAAATAATATAGATGTAAAGGAATATGACCTTTATAATCTAAGAAAGCATATAGGTGTAGTTTTACAAGATGTATTCCTTTTCTCTAGTTCAATTAGAGAAAATATTACACTTGGAGATAAATCAATTACTGATAAACAGATTTTAGATGCTGCAGAACTAGTGGGAGCGAAATCATTTATAGAAAAACTTCCTGGCGGATTAAATTATGAAGTAATGGAACGTGGAGCGACACTTTCAGTTGGTCAACGTCAATTATTATCATTTGTTAGGACAATGGTTTATGACCCCAAAATTATCATACTAGATGAAGCAACTTCATCAGTTGATTCGGAGACAGAAGCTCTAATTCAAAATGCTATTTCATCTATGATGCAAGGCAGAACTAGTATTGCAATTGCCCATAGATTAGCCACAATACGTAATGCTAATAATATTATTGTATTGGATAAAGGAGAAATAAAAGAGTCGGGTAGTCATGAAGAATTACTCAAGAAAAAAGCCTTTTATGCAAAGCTCTATGAGATGCAATACAAAGAAGTTGAGAACGTTAATTGA